The following proteins are co-located in the Microcebus murinus isolate Inina chromosome 21, M.murinus_Inina_mat1.0, whole genome shotgun sequence genome:
- the MAT2B gene encoding methionine adenosyltransferase 2 subunit beta isoform X1 produces MPEMPEDMEQEEVNIPNRRVLVTGATGLLGRAVFKEFQQNNWHAVGCGFRRARPKFEQVNLLDSNAVHHIIHDFQPHVIVHCAAERRPDVVENQPDAASQLNVDASGNLAKEAAAIGAFLIYISSDYVFDGTDPPYGEEDIPSPLNLYGKTKLEGEKAVLENNSGAAVLRIPILYGEVEKLEESAVTVMFDKVQFSNKSANMDHWQQRFPTHVKDVATVCRQLAEKRMLDPSIKGTFHWSGNEQMTKYEMACAIADAFNLPSSHLRPITDSPVLGAQRPRNAQLDCSKLETLGIGQRTPFRIGIKESLWPFLIDKRWRQTVFH; encoded by the exons ATGCCTGAAATGCCGGAGGACATGGAACAG GAGGAAGTTAATATCCCCAATAGGCGGGTTCTGGTTACTGGTGCCACTGGGCTTCTTGGCAGAGCTGTATTCAAAGAATTTCAGCAGAATAATTGGCATGCTGTTGGCTGTGGTTTCAGAAGAGCAAGACCAAAATTTGAACAGGTTAATCTTTTGGATTCTAATGCAGTTCATCACATCATTCATGATTTTCAG CCCCATGTCATAGTACATTGTGCAGCAGAGAGAAGACCAGATGTTGTAGAAAATCAGCCAGATGCTGCTTCTCAACTTAATGTGGATGCTTCTGGGAATTTAGCAAAAGAAGCAG ctgcAATTGGAGCATTTCTTATCTATATTAGCTCAGATTATGTATTTGATGGAACAGATCCACCTTATGGAGAGGAAGACATACCAAGTCCCCTAAACTTATATGGCAAAACAAAATTAGAAGGAGAAAAGGCTGTCTTGGAGAACAACTCAG GAGCTGCTGTTTTGAGGATTCCTATTCTGTATGGGGAAGTTGAGAAGCTTGAAGAAAGTGCTGTGACTGTTATGTTTGATAAAGTGCAGTTTAGCAACAAGTCAGCGAACATGGACCACTGGCAGCAGAGGTTCCCCACCCACGTTAAAGATGTGGCTACTGTGTGTCGGCAGCTAGCAGAGAAGAGGATGCTG GATCCATCAATTAAGGGGACCTTTCACTGGTCTGGCAATGAACAGATGACTAAGTATGAAATGGCATGTGCAATTGCAGATGCCTTCAATCTCCCCAGCAGTCACTTAAGACCT attacTGACAGCCCTGTCCTAGGAGCACAGCGTCCAAGAAATGCTCAGCTTGACTGCTCCAAATTAGAGACCTTGGGCATCGGCCAGCGAACACCATTCCGAATTGGAATCAAAGAATCACTTTGGCCTTTTCTCATTGACAAGAGATGGAGACAAACGGTCTTTCATTAG
- the MAT2B gene encoding methionine adenosyltransferase 2 subunit beta isoform X2: MVGRQKELSIHFVPGSCRLVEEEVNIPNRRVLVTGATGLLGRAVFKEFQQNNWHAVGCGFRRARPKFEQVNLLDSNAVHHIIHDFQPHVIVHCAAERRPDVVENQPDAASQLNVDASGNLAKEAAAIGAFLIYISSDYVFDGTDPPYGEEDIPSPLNLYGKTKLEGEKAVLENNSGAAVLRIPILYGEVEKLEESAVTVMFDKVQFSNKSANMDHWQQRFPTHVKDVATVCRQLAEKRMLDPSIKGTFHWSGNEQMTKYEMACAIADAFNLPSSHLRPITDSPVLGAQRPRNAQLDCSKLETLGIGQRTPFRIGIKESLWPFLIDKRWRQTVFH, from the exons ATGGTGGGGCGGCAGAAAGAGCTCTCCATCCACTTTGTTCCCGGAAGCTGCCGGCTAGTGGAG GAGGAAGTTAATATCCCCAATAGGCGGGTTCTGGTTACTGGTGCCACTGGGCTTCTTGGCAGAGCTGTATTCAAAGAATTTCAGCAGAATAATTGGCATGCTGTTGGCTGTGGTTTCAGAAGAGCAAGACCAAAATTTGAACAGGTTAATCTTTTGGATTCTAATGCAGTTCATCACATCATTCATGATTTTCAG CCCCATGTCATAGTACATTGTGCAGCAGAGAGAAGACCAGATGTTGTAGAAAATCAGCCAGATGCTGCTTCTCAACTTAATGTGGATGCTTCTGGGAATTTAGCAAAAGAAGCAG ctgcAATTGGAGCATTTCTTATCTATATTAGCTCAGATTATGTATTTGATGGAACAGATCCACCTTATGGAGAGGAAGACATACCAAGTCCCCTAAACTTATATGGCAAAACAAAATTAGAAGGAGAAAAGGCTGTCTTGGAGAACAACTCAG GAGCTGCTGTTTTGAGGATTCCTATTCTGTATGGGGAAGTTGAGAAGCTTGAAGAAAGTGCTGTGACTGTTATGTTTGATAAAGTGCAGTTTAGCAACAAGTCAGCGAACATGGACCACTGGCAGCAGAGGTTCCCCACCCACGTTAAAGATGTGGCTACTGTGTGTCGGCAGCTAGCAGAGAAGAGGATGCTG GATCCATCAATTAAGGGGACCTTTCACTGGTCTGGCAATGAACAGATGACTAAGTATGAAATGGCATGTGCAATTGCAGATGCCTTCAATCTCCCCAGCAGTCACTTAAGACCT attacTGACAGCCCTGTCCTAGGAGCACAGCGTCCAAGAAATGCTCAGCTTGACTGCTCCAAATTAGAGACCTTGGGCATCGGCCAGCGAACACCATTCCGAATTGGAATCAAAGAATCACTTTGGCCTTTTCTCATTGACAAGAGATGGAGACAAACGGTCTTTCATTAG